From Neomonachus schauinslandi chromosome 12, ASM220157v2, whole genome shotgun sequence, the proteins below share one genomic window:
- the FGL2 gene encoding fibroleukin → MKPASWCWLSSAVLAAYGLLVVANNETEEIKDETARDACPVRLESRGKCEEGGQCPYQVSLPPLTIQLPRQFGRIEEVFKEVQNLKEMVNSLKKSCQDCKLQADDSRDPGRNGLLSPSPGSQGEADDNRVRELESEVNKLSSDLKNAKEEIDLLQGRLEKLNLVNMNNIENYVDSKVANLTSVVNSLDGKCSSKCPIQEQIQSRPVQHLIYKDCSDYYTIGKRSSDLYRVTPDPKNSSFEVFCDMETMGGGWTVLQARVDGSINFTRMWRDYKVGFGNLRREFWLGNDKIHLLTKSKEMILRIDLEDFNGVKLYALYDQFYVASEFLRYRLHIGNYNGTAGDALHFSKHYNHDLKFFTTPDRDNDRYPSGNCGLYYSSGWWFDACLSANLNGKYYHQKYRGVRNGIFWGTWPGINEAQPGGYKSSFKEAKMMIRPKRFKP, encoded by the exons ATGAAGCCAGCCAGCTGGTGCTGGCTGAGCTCGGCTGTCCTTGCTGCTTACGGCTTGTTGGTTGTGGCAAACAATGAAACggaggaaattaaagatgaaacgGCCAGGGATGCCTGCCCGGTGCGACTAGAAAGCAGAGGGAAATGCGAGGAGGGCGGCCAATGCCCCTACCAGGTGAGCCTGCCCCCGTTGACGATTCAGCTCCCCAGGCAGTTCGGCAGGATCGAGGAGGTGTTCAAGGAAGTCCAGAACCTCAAGGAAATGGTAAATAGCCTGAAGAAATCTTGCCAGGACTGCAAATTGCAAGCTGACGACAGCCGGGACCCGGGCAGAAATGGACTGCTGTCACCTAGCCCGGGATCCCAGGGAGAAGCCGATGACAACAGAGTTCGAGAATTAGAGAGTGAGGTGAACAAGCTGTCCTCTGACCTAAAGAATGCAAAGGAGGAGATCGACTTGCTTCAGGGTCGCCTGGAGAAGCTCAATCTTGTAAATATGAACAACATAGAAAATTATGTTGATAGCAAAGTGGCAAATCTAACTTCGGTTGTCAATAGTTTGGATGGCAAGTGTTCGTCTAAGTGTCCCATTCAAGAACAAATACAGTCACGTCCAG TTCAACATCTGATATATAAAGATTGCTCTGACTACTACACAATAGGCAAAAGAAGCAGTGATCTCTACAGAGTTACACCGGATCCCAAAAATAGTAGCTTCGAAGTTTTCTGTGACATGGAGACCATGGGGGGAGGCTGGACAGTGCTGCAGGCCCGTGTCGACGGAAGCATCAACTTCACCAGAATGTGGCGAGACTACAAAGTAGGCTTTGGAAACCTCAGAAGAGAATTTTGGCTGGGGAACGATAAAATTCACCTTCTGACTAAGAGTAAGGAAATGATTCTAAGAATAGATCTTGAAGACTTCAACGGTGTCAAACTCTATGCCTTGTATGATCAGTTTTATGTGGCCAGTGAGTTTCTCAGATACCGTTTACACATCGGTAACTATAATGGCACCGCTGGAGATGCCCTACATTTCAGTAAACATTACAACCATGATCTGAAGTTCTTCACCACCCCAGACAGGGACAATGATCGATATCCCTCTGGGAACTGTGGGCTCTATTACAGTTCAGGCTGGTGGTTTGATGCATGTCTTTCTGCAAACTTAAATGGCAAATATTATCACCAAAAATACAGAGGTGTCCGTAATGggattttctggggcacctggcctgGGATAAATGAGGCACAGCCTGGTGGCTACAAGTCCTCCTTCAAGGAGGCCAAAATGATGATTAGACCCAAGCGCTTTAAGCCATGA